A DNA window from Phragmites australis chromosome 11, lpPhrAust1.1, whole genome shotgun sequence contains the following coding sequences:
- the LOC133884341 gene encoding scarecrow-like protein 1, which yields MSFVAQADPSTSCAESPYIHKFGPQGSGFSAQRFASGTELPRHGPQPYNAEGYRQSSFNGAPPPVFQNSFYNEQVAPTPYCVTANGQTLATTLDSHFESHFNAATCSPAISNISQQNSQSLSENQSSDLEVEFDEDEIRLKLQELEHALLDDDDEVFSDLSGSINDEWNDSKNNNEWSNTMKNIMHLDSPKESSPESSLSCPDSNNGEARDRKQLLFDCAEAISEYSIDEAQSIIRELRQKVAIQGDPSQRIAAYLVESLAATIQSSGKGIYRALRCKEAPTLYQLSAMQILFEICPCFRLGFMAANYAILEACKEDEIVHIIDFDINQGSQYITLIQLLQNNSNKPLHLRITGVDDPESVHRTVGGLKVVGQRLEKLAEDCEVSFEFRAVAADIGDVTPGMLNCRPGEALIVNFAFLLHHLPDESVSIVNERDQLLRLVKGLQPKLVMLVEQDANTNTTPFLTRFREVYDYYSALFDSLDSTLPRESPDRMNVERQCLAREIVNILACEGPDRVERYEVAGKWRARMAMAGFVPSPFNSNVIDGIRSLLKSYCDKYRFEKIHDGLHFGWGDKTLVVSSAWQ from the exons ATGTCTTTCGTTGCGCAAGCAGACCCATCAACTTCCTGTGCCGAGAGTCCTTACATCCATAAATTTGGGCCACAGGGCTCAGGTTTCTCTGCACAAAGATTTGCCTCTGGTACAGAATTGCCTCGTCATGGACCTCAACCATATAATGCTGAGGGCTACAGACAGTCTAGTTTCAATGGAGCACCGCCTCCTGTATTTCAGAACTCATTTTACAACGAACAAGTTGCACCAACTCCATATTGTGTAACTGCTAATGGCCAAACTCTTGCCACAACCCTGGATAGCCATTTTGAATCTCATTTTAATGCAGCAACATGTTCTCCAGCAATCTCTAATATATCTCAGCAGAACTCTCAATCCTTATCAGAGAATCAGAGCTCCGATCTTGAAGTAGAGTTTGATGAAGATGAGATCAGACTAAAGCTTCAGGAGCTTGAGCATGCTttacttgatgatgatgatgaggtctTTTCTGATTTGTCAGGAAGCATTAACGATGAGTGGAATGATAGCAAGAACAACAATGAATGGTCTAATACCATGAAGAATATCATGCATCTGGACTCTCCAAAAGAGTCATCACCGGAATCAAGCCTTAGTTGTCCAGACAGCAACAATGGAGAAGCGCGGGACCGAAAACAGTTGCTCTTTGACTGTGCTGAAGCAATATCTGAATATAGCATAGATGAAGCACAATCAATCATAAGAGAACTACGACAGAAGGTAGCAATTCAGGGAGATCCTTCTCAGAGAATTGCGGCCTATCTTGTGGAGAGCCTTGCTGCCACAATACAGTCTTCAGGAAAAGGAATCTACAGGGCCCTGAGGTGCAAGGAGGCCCCTACTCTGTACCAGCTTTCAGCGATGCAGATCCTGTTTGAAATCTGCCCATGCTTCAGGCTAGGTTTCATGGCCGCTAACTATGCTATTCTTGAAGCCTGCAAAGAAGATGAGATTGTTCACATCATTGACTTTGACATCAACCAGGGTAGCCAGTACATAACGCTGATACAGTTGCTACAAAATAACAGTAATAAGCCACTCCATTTGAGGATAACTGGTGTTGATGACCCAGAGTCAGTACACAGGACTGTTGGAGGACTGAAGGTTGTGGGGCAGCGACTAGAAAAGCTTGCAGAGGACTGTGAGGTATCATTTGAGTTTAGGGCAGTGGCTGCTGACATTGGGGATGTGACGCCCGGAATGCTGAATTGCCGTCCCGGAGAGGCCCTCATTGTTAACTTTGCATTCCTGCTGCATCACCTTCCCGATGAAAGTGTTTCCATTGTGAACGAAAGGGACCAGCTTCTCCGTTTGGTGAAGGGTCTCCAACCAAAACTAGTGATGTTGGTCGAGCAGGATGCAAATACTAATACTACCCCATTCCTTACAAG GTTTCGTGAGGTCTACGACTATTACTCGGCACTTTTTGATTCACTGGATTCTACACTTCCAAGGGAAAGCCCAGATAGAATGAATGTGGAGAGGCAGTGCCTCGCACGAGAAATTGTCAACATCTTGGCCTGTGAAGGTCCTGACCGTGTGGAAAG GTATGAAGTGGCTGGGAAATGGAGAGCCAGAATGGCAATGGCCGGCTTTGTGCCCTCTCCTTTTAATAGCAATGTTATTGATGGTATAAGATCTCTACTGAAATCGTACTGTGATAAGTACAGATTCGAGAAGATCCACGATGGACTCCATTTTGGCTGGGGCGACAAGACACTTGTCGTCTCATCGGCATGGCAATAG